The Stigmatella aurantiaca DW4/3-1 genome contains the following window.
GTTCAGCCCGGCGCTGCCCCGGGCGCTGAAGGCGTGGATGGAGGAGGGCAAGGAGAAGTACGCCATCGCGTACGAGAAGTTCATCGCCACGAACGCGGGCAGCCTGGGGTACTACGCGCCGTGGCGGCTGGCCTCCACGCTGCGTTTCAAGCCGTGGCAGACGCTGTACCGGCACCTGGACTCGTTCTTCCACGATGACCGGGTGACGTACGCGCTGGCGTACCCCTCGAAATACCTGGGGCTGCACCCCACGACATGCTCCTCGGTGTTCGGGGTGATTCCGTTCCTGGAGCTGGCCTTCGGGGTGTGGCACGTGGACGGGGGCTTCCGGGCGCTGGCGCGGGGGATGAAGCGCTGCGCGGAGGACCTGGGGGCCACCTTCCGCATGGGCGAGGCGGTGGAGCAGGTGCTGGTGGATGGGGGGCGGGCGGTGGGGGTGCGGCTGGCCAACGGGAAGCGGCTGGAGGGGGACGCGGTGGTGGTGAACGCGGACCTGGCATACGCGGCGCAGAGCCTCCTGCCGGCGGATGTCCGCGAGGGCACGCGCCTGTCGGATGCGTCGCTGGAGCGGGCGAAGTTCTCGTGCAGCACGTTCATGGCCTACTACGGCCTGGACCGGGTGTACCCGGAGCTGCCGCACCACCTCATCTATCTATCGGAGAACGCGCGGCGCACGGACCGGGATGCGCTGGAGGACCGGGTGTTGGACCTCGAGGATCCGCCCTTCTACGTGTGCAACCCGTGCGTGACGGATCCATCGGGGGCGCCGGAGGGGCACTCCACGCTGTACGTGCTGGTGCCCACGCCCAACACGTCGCAACCGGTGGATTGGGCGGCCACGGAGCGGGTGTTGCGCGAGCGGATTCCGGACATGCTGGCCAAGGTGGGACTGAAGGACGTGCGCCGGCACATCCGCGCGGAGCGATACTTCACGGCGGAGACGTGGCGGGATGACTTCCACGTGTTCCGGGGGGCGGTCTTCAATCTGTCGCACACCTGGATGCAGTTGGGGCCGATGCGGCCGAAGGTGAAGAGCCCGGATGTGCAGGGGCTGTACTGGGTGGGCGGTGGAACGCACCCGGGCAGCGGGCTGCTCACCATCATGGAGAGCGCGAACATCGCGGCGGATTACCTCACGCGCGAGGCGGGCAAGGGGCCGCTGCCGCAGTGGCCCTATGTCCCGCCGCTGGAGGAGGCTCCGGTGACGCAGGCACGGACGGGCTGAAAAGCTGCTCAGACGGGGGCTGGGAGAGGCCCGTCCAAGCCCGCCAGGTTCTCCTCGGCGGCACGGCGGTACATCGGTACGGTTTCCACGGCAAGCAAGTCGCGCATCTGCTGGCGTGCACCTTCGA
Protein-coding sequences here:
- a CDS encoding phytoene desaturase family protein, producing the protein MVRHVIVVGSGPGGLSAAINLAGQGLKVTVVEKDAVPGGRMKGLTLGARGEYALDTGPSILQLPGVLERIFVRSGKRIEDYVKLVPVDPNTRVHFWDGTHMDTSKNLAHMEAELAKFSPALPRALKAWMEEGKEKYAIAYEKFIATNAGSLGYYAPWRLASTLRFKPWQTLYRHLDSFFHDDRVTYALAYPSKYLGLHPTTCSSVFGVIPFLELAFGVWHVDGGFRALARGMKRCAEDLGATFRMGEAVEQVLVDGGRAVGVRLANGKRLEGDAVVVNADLAYAAQSLLPADVREGTRLSDASLERAKFSCSTFMAYYGLDRVYPELPHHLIYLSENARRTDRDALEDRVLDLEDPPFYVCNPCVTDPSGAPEGHSTLYVLVPTPNTSQPVDWAATERVLRERIPDMLAKVGLKDVRRHIRAERYFTAETWRDDFHVFRGAVFNLSHTWMQLGPMRPKVKSPDVQGLYWVGGGTHPGSGLLTIMESANIAADYLTREAGKGPLPQWPYVPPLEEAPVTQARTG